The Leptospira langatensis genomic sequence TCTAAGGTCCTATGGATCTCGCCGGAACGAGAACCTGGCATGAGAGTGATCGTCTGCCAATGTCCCGGCTTTTCTTCCAATTGGATCGGTTGCTCTTTTCTTAGTTTTTCCTTGATCCTTTGCGCGATAGGATGTCCTACAAAAACAGATCGAATCTCATAATCGTCGTACAATTTCTTTTCGAAAGGAAATAGGACGAGCATTAGGTCCACGCATTCCTTGATCTTATGAATGCGATTGAAATTCCAAGCCCAGAGTTGCGGGGATACATAGAAGATTACTTTGATCCCAAGCTCCTTCAATCTTGCGGCGAGCCTCAAATTGAAACCGGGATAATCGATCAGGATGGCATGAGTGCAGGAACGGGCGATCGCTTCTTCGACCAGTCTTTCCATGAGGGCTTTCAGGAATTTGTATTTGAATAGGACGGCAGTGAATCCGATCACAGAAAGCTCTTCCATATCTTCTATGGAATCGAATCCTTCTTCTAACATTCTCGGGCCGCCGATCCCGAAGAATTGGAAATCGGGATCGTGTTTCTTGAGCTCTTTGAGTAATTCCGCGCCTAACAAGTCTCCGGAATGTTCTCCTGCGAGTACGAGAAAAACGGGAGAAGAAGAAACATTCGGAGAAGGGATCCTCTGTTTCTCGGAAGGCTTCTTAGTTCTTGGGAAGCTTTTTTTGGGAAGAATTGATTTTCGAGACGTTGCCACGGCCGATGCTCAAGATATGGATTTTCAATTTTTCTGCAAGGCTAATAAATTCTGCAGGATTGACTACAATGGTCTCTCCTTCTCGGAGAGCGAGAATGTCACAATTGCTTTCGCTCATTGTCTTTAAGGTTTCTGCCCCTACGGTAGGAAGGTCGAATCTATCGTCTTGGCTAGGCTTGGAGCTCTTGCAGACAACCGCCTTTCTTTTCTTGGCGAATTGTCCGCCTCTTCGAATGGTCTGGTCGGTTCCTTCAACAGCCTCGACTGCCAGAACGGATTTGTCCACTACGACGACGGCTTGTCCTATATCCAGATGGGCGATCTTCTCCGCATACTCCATTCCGAATTCCACATCATCCAATTGCTTCTTGTCCAAGGATCTCTTGGTATAACGTCCTTCAGGAAGAAGAAGGGATTTCAGATAGGTCTTTTGGGAAATGATATTGATACCTTCCTTCTCGAAATCCTCCGCTACTGTTTTGAAGATGGAGTAGTCATGACGATTTACCATGCGGGCAAGAAGCGCGATGGCCTTCAGATCGAAGTTCAGGCTCTTGAAGATAATCTCTTTCTTAACTTTTCCTAATAGAAGAAGTCGGTCCACTTGATTTGCTTTGCACGCCTTCAGTAGACCGCCTATCTTTGCGATCCGTATCGGAACCACTCTATCCGGATAATCTCCGGGCTTGAAATCTGATTCTGCGATGGAAAGAAAGATAGGATCTTCGCCGGCAGCGATGGCTTCTCTCATTCCTATCTGGGGAAGGTTTCCTCCTCCCGCCAAGATCCCTAAACGGCCCAAACTTAGTTGGAGGAGTTTCCGGAAGAACCGGAGGAAGATTCGGAGCTTTTGGAAGGGGAAGATTTATAATCGGTCACATAGAAGCCGGATCCCTTGAAGATGATCCCACCGCCATTGGATATTAAACGATCCACTTCTCCGCTTTTTCCGCAGAGAATACAGGTCGTGATCGGATCGTCCTTCATGGACTGAAAATACTCGAAAGTCTGCCCGCAAGCCTTGCATCTATAATCGTAAGTCGGCACTGATTTTCCTCGCTTGATCCAAGATCAAAATAAAAACTTAAATCGAAACGCCGCCGCGTTAGAGCCGGACTTTTTATCCGGCTGCAAGAGGCAGAGTTTAAAGAGATTCCCTTCTTCCGGAGTGAATTCCACTTCGGGTTGGATCCCTTGTAATACGGTTTTTTCTCCCACCATGAGGGAGGCTGTAGGAGCTCCTACGGAGGAGATTCCCAGCAGGTATCTTCCCTTACCGGAAGAGATACCAGTGATATACTTGTTCCTATTGATGGAGACGCTTTCCCTGTCAAGGTCGATTTGGTAGGCGGGCTTCCAGTCGCCAGGACGGCCCGAATAAAGCCGAAAGATAGGTACTGTCTCCTCACCACTTAGACTGGCTGCGAGGAACTCGAGAGAGCGAAAAGGTTCTTCTACAATCCTGCAAAGCTCTTTGTATTTTCCATTTTGAGAACGATATAAAACGATTCCGTAATCCCCATCCAAGGCTAACTTTTCAGTAGGAATATATTCCCCATGAAAGCCGGGAGGGATCTTGTCCTCCGTCCAAAATGCAAAGTCCCAGGCCTGGCTTCTTTCGGATTGAGAGAATTCCGCAAGCATCTGTTCCGCTTTCGTTGTAGCGAACGGATCTTCTTCTAAGAAATGAGAGAAGATCCAGCCGGAGATTTGCAGTTCCGGAATATAAACTTGGATCCAATTTCCTTTTCTTCCTTGGACGGTTTCGGAACGAGGGTCCTTGTCTAGAGCATAGAGTAGGATGCCTTTCTTCAGTCTGGTCTTGCCCGGATTCTCTGTGCCGGGTCCGGATCGGACATTCGTATTCTCTCCCGTATTCTTGAATCGGGAAGCTAAGAAGGGAGAGTCCTCTCTGGTAGAAAGGAATCCGAGTAGTTCGGAGAGACGATCCCTCTCCACGTCGGAAAGCTTGGTGTCTCTTTTTAGGATCTTTTTCAGTACGGATGAATAAGAAGAACCTAATGTGATCGGATTGACCCGAATGAATTCCTTCAAGTCCTTTAAGAAGGAGATATCGTCTTCCCATTCTCCTGCAAGATCCAATCTGGAAAGAACAGCTTTCTGTCTCCAGTATCCTCCCGCCCTCAATTGCGTTAGGAACGGATCCTCAAAGACAGGAAATTCTCCGCTGGATTCCGTGGACTTACCTGCGGAGATCCCATATTCTTTCTTGAATCGGTTTACTATTCTGACCCTGTCTTCCGGTTCTTTAGAGATCAGTTCTGAGTTGAGGCGAACTAAGGAATATGATGCGTAGAATAGATCTTCGGGAGTGGGAACGTCCAGTTTCTTGACGGCCCCGATCACCTTTTCCCATTTTTCCTTTCTATAATATTCGTAGATAGTGTCGGAAGGTTTTGGCCAGAATCTGATCGTAAGCCAAACGATTACGATCAGAAGTACGAATCCGATAATGGATAGGAAAAATCCGCGCTTCAAAGAGAACCAGGACCCTTATTCAAGAGTAGGAATAAGTTTGTCTACGTCCAGGTTGAATCTTTCTAAGAGAGTGTTCTTCGCGATATAATATCTCATTAAATCGATATTGAAGTTCACTCTTGCTTGGGTCAGGCTCAATTGGTCTCTCACCAAAGTATCCAGAGCGTTTTTCACTGCGACTGCGTCTGCTCTTCCTTGGCGGAAACTGCGGAGCACTCCGTTATAATAGTTCTGGGTCTCGCTTTCCGTAACGATGGAATTCTTGTAGATCTTGTAGCTTGCTTCTACGGAATCGATCCTTCCTTTCACATCGTCTCTCACTTCGTTCCTTAAATCTATCTCTTTCAGTGAAGCTTGTCTTAAAGTGATCTCCGAGTCTCTGCGTCCCGCATAAACGCCCTTGTCGAAGAGAGGATAAGAGAAGGCTACTTTTCCGTTATAGTCCTTGTATTTTAAGGAAGTGACCCCGTCTCCGCTATCGGTGTAATTCTTTTCGGGAGTAGTGATCGTTTGCGCCTGAGAAGAAGCCGATCCGGAAAGTGTCAGAGTAGGTAACTGATCGTTCTTTGCGTTCTTCAATAGAAGTTCCGCATTCTCCTTATCTTTGACTGCGTTTACGTAATCTGTTCTTTTCTTATAAGCGATTTCAAGATCTTTGGCAAAGTTCGGCTTCTCGGGCATTTCTTCCAGTAAGTCCGTCTCTTCGGAAAGATCGGTGTCGTTCTCTAATTTTAAAGTACGTGCTAATTTTCTTTTGGATTCTTCTTTTTGAACGACTGCGGTTTCTAACTGGCTATCTGCTTGTGCGAGTAGGGCGTTCCATTGGTTGACTTCGAATCCTTCCGATAGACCTAATCCTTGCTTGCGGATGGTCAAGTTGCGGATGTCTTTTACGTTCTCCTGCAATTTACGGTAAGTTTTCAAAGAATGGAGTTTGACGGAATAATCCCAGAAGTCCACGAGAGATCCGACGATCGCTTGGGAGATTTGCAAGGAGACTTGGTTCTTGGCCATCTGAGCTTGGTTGTCTAGGATCTTCTCTTGGTTTCTTCCCTTATAGCCGAAGGAGTTCTTGAGTAAGTCCTGGCTAATGGTTGCCGTAATGAACCCTGTATATAATGGAGGAAGGGCAAGTCCCGCAAATCCTGCGGTAAGAGGATTACTCTTGTCCTCGAATGCGTTCGAGTCGAAGCGAGTATTTCCGGCTTCTAATTTGAAATAAGTTCCGGTCGCTCTAATGGTCTTTTCGATACCACCCTTGATCGTATCGTTGGAGATCTTCGTTCCAGTAAAGACGTTGTTCTGGTTGAATGGAAGGATGCTCTGTCTAAAGCTTCCGTCCGCTACCAATCTCCAAGAATATTGGGACTCAGACTTGAGGTAATTCGAATCTGATTTCGCTAATTCGTATCTCAGGTTTTGGAGGGCAAAGTTACTATCGAGGGCTCTTTTTACGGTTTCTTC encodes the following:
- the lpxB gene encoding lipid-A-disaccharide synthase, coding for MATSRKSILPKKSFPRTKKPSEKQRIPSPNVSSSPVFLVLAGEHSGDLLGAELLKELKKHDPDFQFFGIGGPRMLEEGFDSIEDMEELSVIGFTAVLFKYKFLKALMERLVEEAIARSCTHAILIDYPGFNLRLAARLKELGIKVIFYVSPQLWAWNFNRIHKIKECVDLMLVLFPFEKKLYDDYEIRSVFVGHPIAQRIKEKLRKEQPIQLEEKPGHWQTITLMPGSRSGEIHRTLDTLLESAVQIHQELEAEKKHVRFLIPNINVKEEEFIQSKIGIIQSLHEGIHIEYLFDRSLRAIEISDLVLVTSGTATLEVVYFEKPMVILYKVSMLTYFISALLIRTPFIGLVNILSGRETVKELIQAECTPEEAKEESLAILKNKKYRNQMIDEIKLVKESLGEEHSSKNASKAILHFLKEKPNPVV
- a CDS encoding LpxI family protein; this encodes MGRLGILAGGGNLPQIGMREAIAAGEDPIFLSIAESDFKPGDYPDRVVPIRIAKIGGLLKACKANQVDRLLLLGKVKKEIIFKSLNFDLKAIALLARMVNRHDYSIFKTVAEDFEKEGINIISQKTYLKSLLLPEGRYTKRSLDKKQLDDVEFGMEYAEKIAHLDIGQAVVVVDKSVLAVEAVEGTDQTIRRGGQFAKKRKAVVCKSSKPSQDDRFDLPTVGAETLKTMSESNCDILALREGETIVVNPAEFISLAEKLKIHILSIGRGNVSKINSSQKKLPKN
- a CDS encoding FmdB family zinc ribbon protein, producing MPTYDYRCKACGQTFEYFQSMKDDPITTCILCGKSGEVDRLISNGGGIIFKGSGFYVTDYKSSPSKSSESSSGSSGNSSN
- a CDS encoding SH3 domain-containing protein — encoded protein: MKRGFFLSIIGFVLLIVIVWLTIRFWPKPSDTIYEYYRKEKWEKVIGAVKKLDVPTPEDLFYASYSLVRLNSELISKEPEDRVRIVNRFKKEYGISAGKSTESSGEFPVFEDPFLTQLRAGGYWRQKAVLSRLDLAGEWEDDISFLKDLKEFIRVNPITLGSSYSSVLKKILKRDTKLSDVERDRLSELLGFLSTREDSPFLASRFKNTGENTNVRSGPGTENPGKTRLKKGILLYALDKDPRSETVQGRKGNWIQVYIPELQISGWIFSHFLEEDPFATTKAEQMLAEFSQSERSQAWDFAFWTEDKIPPGFHGEYIPTEKLALDGDYGIVLYRSQNGKYKELCRIVEEPFRSLEFLAASLSGEETVPIFRLYSGRPGDWKPAYQIDLDRESVSINRNKYITGISSGKGRYLLGISSVGAPTASLMVGEKTVLQGIQPEVEFTPEEGNLFKLCLLQPDKKSGSNAAAFRFKFLF
- a CDS encoding TolC family protein; protein product: MGRKTQVSILLCSTLLLVGSFGLSAQDQRPSGGKIMRLTTEETVKRALDSNFALQNLRYELAKSDSNYLKSESQYSWRLVADGSFRQSILPFNQNNVFTGTKISNDTIKGGIEKTIRATGTYFKLEAGNTRFDSNAFEDKSNPLTAGFAGLALPPLYTGFITATISQDLLKNSFGYKGRNQEKILDNQAQMAKNQVSLQISQAIVGSLVDFWDYSVKLHSLKTYRKLQENVKDIRNLTIRKQGLGLSEGFEVNQWNALLAQADSQLETAVVQKEESKRKLARTLKLENDTDLSEETDLLEEMPEKPNFAKDLEIAYKKRTDYVNAVKDKENAELLLKNAKNDQLPTLTLSGSASSQAQTITTPEKNYTDSGDGVTSLKYKDYNGKVAFSYPLFDKGVYAGRRDSEITLRQASLKEIDLRNEVRDDVKGRIDSVEASYKIYKNSIVTESETQNYYNGVLRSFRQGRADAVAVKNALDTLVRDQLSLTQARVNFNIDLMRYYIAKNTLLERFNLDVDKLIPTLE